The sequence ATTTGTAATGTTCGTAGGGCGGGGTTTCCTAACCCCGCCGTTTTTTATAAGGTAGCCCTCACCCCCATCCCCGTAAGGCAAGCCTTCTCCCACGGGGAGAGGGGGGTCGAAACAACCCTCACCCCGGCCCGCGGCTCCACCCGTTGCGATGACGTAGTGGCGGGTCTTTAGACCCGCCCGCGGGCCGACCTAAAGGTCGGCCCCTACGTGGGTGACGCGCTATTCAAATCTAATAGTAGGGGAGGGTCTCCTGACCCTCCCGTTAATTTGCCCCTCACTCCGACCCTCTCTGAAATGTAGGGCGGGGATTCCTATCCCCGCCGCTTTCTCACCCCGACCCGTGCCTCAACGGTCTCCCTATATGTAGGGCGGGGATTTTAACCGAGCGAAGCGAGCTATGCCCCTGGCAAATCCCCGCCGCGTTTTCTGCGATCCCAGCCTCGACACTCACCCCAACCCGTAGGCGAGCCTCTCCCTAAAAGGGAGAGGGAGAACACCGGCCCGTGCCTTGCAGTCCTTCCACAGGAAGAGGGGTACGCGGGGCGAGGGACTTTTAATACAGGGTGAGCTGGTCACGAACCCGGTCGCAGTAACGGCAGGCCAGCTTCCCCGGCTCAAACTCGTAGAACTCGGGCGCGGCGTTGTCGTCGAAGTGGGTAATGCAGCGCCGGTTGGAGCATGTGCCCTCGAAAACCGTCGGGATGCGCCAGTTAGAGCCCCTTTTGCCGAAGAGGCGGGAGTGGCCCATGAGCACCAAGAGAAGGGCCATCCGGGCCGGCACCCCGTTGAAGGCCTGCTCGAAGTAGCGCACCCGGGGGTCCGTGTCCACCTCGACGGCAATCTCGTCGAGCCGGGGGAGGGGGTGCATGACTATCATCTCCGCCGGCGCCCCGTCCAGAATCCGCCGGTCCAGCCGGTACACGTGGGCCACCCGCTCGTACACCTCGGGATCCTCGAAGCGCTCCCGCTGGATGCGCGTCATGTAGAGAACGTGGACGTCGTCCAGGCCGCCGGCCAGTTCCCGGCGCTGCTCGACGGTCCCGCCGTAGCGCGACGAGAGGTGGTGGAGGACGTGCGGCGGCAACTCCAACTCCTCGGGGCTGATCGCCACGCATTGCGAGCCGAAAGCGGCCAGGGCCACAGCCAGGGAGTGAGTGGTGCGGCCGTAGAGGAGGTCGCCGCAGAGGGCGACCTTCAAACCCGAAAGGGTGCCGAACTCCTTGTAGATGGTGTACAGGTCCAAGAGGGTCTGGCTGGGGTGGAAGTGCCCCCCGTCGCCGCCGTTCAAGACCGGGACGGTGGAGAATTTTCCCGCCAGGTAGGCCGCGCCGTCCTTGGGGTGGCGCATGGCGATGCAGTCCGCGTAGTGGGCGCTCATCCGAATCGTGTCGGCCAGCGACTCGCCCTTGGCCACGGAGCTGGAGGAAGCCTCGGCGAAGCCCACTACCGAACCCCCCAGGCGGATCATGGCCGTCTCGAAGGAGAGCCGGGTGCGGGTGGAGGGTTCCCAGAAGAGGGAGGCCATGACGCGGTAGGGCAGGAGGGGCGAGATGGGCGAGCCGCCCTGCGTGGCCTTTTCGTATCGGACCCGGGCCTCCATCTCACCGGCGAGCTCCAGCAGCTGGAGGATCTCCTCGGGGGTGAACTCTTCCAGGTCTATAAAGTGGCGAAGGCGCGGCATATCTCCTCCCACGGCGGCGCGTCCATAATTTGGGTCATGGTACGGCAACCCCTTTGCAAAGTCAAGACTGGCCGAATCAATAAAGAACGGGGCTTCGAGCCCCATCCATTCGAGAAAAAGCCGGCCGGCGTCACTCCTGGCGCCGGACCATCCGGGCCAGGTGGGGAACCGGCACGAAAAAGCCCCGCAGCTCGCCTCCGGGGGAATAGACAGCGACACTATCGGATCCGGAAAGCCCGTCGAATTTCTCCAACAGCTCGTTCAGCCCCCGCATCGCACCGTCCTCCAGGACGATCCGGGGAACCTCTCCTCTGTCGGCGTCCTCCCGCCCCGCACCGCGCGGCTCCGGGGGCCCTTTGGGCTCGGCCTCGCAGAGTGAGTCGTCCAGGGCGTCGAACCCCGACTCCGGACGCTCGTGCCGGTTCTTCTCGTCGGCCAGACGGGCGGCCTCCATCATGAGCTCCATTAGGGGAGTGGATATCCGCGGCCGGCACCGGCTCCGCTGCGTCCCGATCCGGAGGTAGACCTCCTGCCAGCCCAGGATTTCGAGCGCCGCCTCCTTGGGCGGCAGGTGGCAGAGCTCCGCGTCGAGCAGCCGACCCTCGGTGAAGCACAGGACGCCCCGATCGCCGCCGAAGGACCGGCAGACCTCCACCCGGCAACTTTTCCGCTCCAACT comes from bacterium and encodes:
- a CDS encoding response regulator, whose product is MKKVLLVDDDAAFLESLKDGLEQYADGIGYLVAADGEDALRVLENEKVVTLVTDLKMPRLDGYGLITRVLEQNPEIPCIVMTAHGSSELERTFDAYSIEYVEKPIDLDQLHRLIIKTVRHWGEQGQLRGANLPSFVQMVELERKSCRVEVCRSFGGDRGVLCFTEGRLLDAELCHLPPKEAALEILGWQEVYLRIGTQRSRCRPRISTPLMELMMEAARLADEKNRHERPESGFDALDDSLCEAEPKGPPEPRGAGREDADRGEVPRIVLEDGAMRGLNELLEKFDGLSGSDSVAVYSPGGELRGFFVPVPHLARMVRRQE
- the pyrB gene encoding aspartate carbamoyltransferase; the encoded protein is MPRLRHFIDLEEFTPEEILQLLELAGEMEARVRYEKATQGGSPISPLLPYRVMASLFWEPSTRTRLSFETAMIRLGGSVVGFAEASSSSVAKGESLADTIRMSAHYADCIAMRHPKDGAAYLAGKFSTVPVLNGGDGGHFHPSQTLLDLYTIYKEFGTLSGLKVALCGDLLYGRTTHSLAVALAAFGSQCVAISPEELELPPHVLHHLSSRYGGTVEQRRELAGGLDDVHVLYMTRIQRERFEDPEVYERVAHVYRLDRRILDGAPAEMIVMHPLPRLDEIAVEVDTDPRVRYFEQAFNGVPARMALLLVLMGHSRLFGKRGSNWRIPTVFEGTCSNRRCITHFDDNAAPEFYEFEPGKLACRYCDRVRDQLTLY